A stretch of Alkalicella caledoniensis DNA encodes these proteins:
- the ortB gene encoding 2-amino-4-oxopentanoate thiolase subunit OrtB → MKKAIGMDYSQFQLTDLAFDYENMMSYGGYTIEKIREIQKEQGVGNTPLYELKNITKLVRKLAPKGKGARIFLKDEASNPSGSFKARRAAISVYHAKQNGYKGVIAATSGNYGAAVASQAAMQGIESIIVQEAFDSKGVYQPEIMEKGRACEAYGSEVLQLSVGPELFYVFLRTLEETGYFNASLYTPFGIAGIETLGLELAEQVYERTGQKPHRVVVTHAGGGNLTGTARGLIKAGCKETQIIGASIDLQGLHMASDHDFNKKSFTTGHTGFGVPFATWPDRADVPKNAARPLRYMDRYVTITQGEAFYVTEMLAVLEGLERGPAGNTSLAAAIPLAMEMDEDQIIVVQETEYTGAGKHLNAQLAFAKENGINVYVGNPKESIPGKSIVLPEHPSQLSVTEFPMDKLKRTYLKNVQSQFDIEKFNDTDWEFLAQELNTCEEKIKELLIGRER, encoded by the coding sequence ATGAAAAAAGCTATAGGTATGGATTATAGCCAATTCCAGCTTACTGACCTGGCCTTTGACTATGAAAACATGATGTCCTACGGGGGATACACCATAGAAAAAATTAGAGAGATACAAAAGGAGCAAGGGGTGGGTAACACACCCTTATACGAGCTTAAAAACATAACTAAACTTGTAAGGAAGCTAGCTCCCAAAGGTAAAGGGGCGAGGATTTTCCTAAAAGATGAAGCATCTAACCCATCTGGGAGCTTCAAGGCACGTCGTGCAGCCATAAGCGTATATCATGCAAAACAAAATGGGTATAAAGGTGTAATCGCAGCAACCAGTGGTAATTATGGGGCAGCAGTTGCTTCTCAAGCTGCCATGCAAGGTATAGAAAGTATAATAGTACAAGAAGCTTTTGACAGTAAAGGTGTATATCAGCCGGAAATCATGGAAAAAGGCAGAGCATGTGAAGCTTACGGAAGTGAGGTACTGCAACTTTCAGTGGGACCAGAACTATTCTACGTATTCCTAAGAACCCTAGAAGAGACTGGATATTTCAATGCTTCCCTATACACACCCTTTGGAATAGCAGGTATAGAGACACTGGGCTTAGAGCTAGCAGAGCAGGTATATGAAAGAACAGGACAAAAGCCCCACAGGGTAGTTGTAACCCATGCTGGAGGAGGTAACCTTACAGGTACTGCAAGAGGCTTAATAAAAGCAGGGTGTAAAGAAACTCAAATCATAGGTGCAAGCATAGATTTACAAGGCTTGCATATGGCCAGTGATCACGACTTTAACAAAAAATCCTTCACTACAGGACATACAGGCTTTGGAGTGCCATTTGCCACATGGCCAGATAGGGCAGACGTTCCCAAAAATGCAGCTAGACCCCTTAGATACATGGATAGATATGTCACCATAACCCAAGGTGAAGCATTCTACGTAACTGAAATGTTAGCAGTACTAGAAGGCTTAGAAAGGGGTCCTGCTGGCAATACCTCTTTAGCAGCAGCTATCCCTCTAGCCATGGAGATGGACGAAGATCAAATCATAGTTGTCCAAGAAACTGAATACACTGGAGCAGGGAAACACCTAAATGCACAGCTAGCCTTTGCAAAGGAAAATGGAATAAACGTATACGTAGGAAACCCAAAAGAAAGCATTCCAGGTAAATCCATAGTGCTTCCTGAACACCCAAGCCAACTTTCTGTAACAGAGTTCCCTATGGATAAACTAAAAAGAACATACTTAAAAAATGTTCAAAGCCAGTTTGACATAGAAAAGTTTAATGATACTGACTGGGAGTTCTTAGCCCAAGAGCTTAATACCTGTGAGGAAAAAATAAAAGAACTTCTAATAGGAAGGGAGAGATAG
- a CDS encoding GlmL-related ornithine degradation protein encodes MKIDVIVTEIGSTTTVVNAFSNINSPNPIFIGQGQGPTTVLEGDVTKGLEIALKNLAKNLGEERIDYNQMYATSSAAGGLKMTVHGLVYDMTVRAAKEAALGAGAVIKGITAGLLKDEDLDDIIKINPNIVMLAGGVDYGEENIIYENAKKLASVPLEVPLIYGGNVKIAKRVEELFKSHGKDIVLIENVYPKIDELNVGPARDVIQRVFEEHITKGPGMEKIRQLVTGTIIPTPGAVMKAAMVLQREIGDLMVIDVGGATTDVHSVTDGSEEMNKYLISPEPREKRTVEGDLGVFINSENIINLVGQEKFAQRLGIFEQEINNFIKPIPQTQKERDVSKAMTQMAVETAVNRHVGKIKLLYGPTGRYKIVEGKDLTQVRWIIGTGGALTRLDGGLEMLENVKRNLKGDLLLPKDNAKPLLDHDYNMGVLGAMAVNFPRESVSLMRKSLNV; translated from the coding sequence ATGAAAATAGATGTTATAGTAACAGAAATAGGTAGCACCACAACAGTTGTTAACGCCTTTTCAAATATAAACTCCCCTAACCCTATATTTATAGGTCAAGGTCAAGGACCCACAACAGTCCTTGAGGGGGATGTGACAAAGGGACTAGAAATAGCGTTAAAAAACCTAGCTAAAAATCTAGGGGAAGAAAGAATAGATTATAACCAAATGTATGCAACTAGCTCTGCTGCTGGGGGCCTTAAAATGACTGTTCATGGTCTTGTCTATGATATGACCGTGAGGGCAGCAAAAGAGGCCGCACTAGGAGCAGGGGCTGTTATAAAAGGGATAACAGCAGGACTACTAAAAGATGAAGATTTAGATGACATCATAAAAATTAATCCTAACATCGTCATGCTAGCTGGTGGTGTGGACTACGGTGAAGAAAACATAATATACGAAAACGCAAAAAAACTTGCATCAGTGCCCCTTGAAGTACCATTGATCTATGGAGGAAATGTAAAAATAGCAAAAAGAGTTGAGGAACTATTTAAATCTCATGGAAAAGATATAGTTCTTATAGAAAACGTATATCCCAAAATAGATGAACTCAATGTTGGGCCAGCTAGGGATGTAATTCAAAGGGTATTTGAAGAACATATAACTAAAGGTCCAGGTATGGAAAAGATACGACAGCTTGTTACAGGTACAATCATACCTACTCCAGGTGCCGTTATGAAAGCTGCTATGGTTTTACAAAGAGAGATCGGGGATCTAATGGTTATTGATGTGGGTGGTGCCACAACAGATGTGCATTCTGTCACTGATGGAAGTGAAGAGATGAACAAGTATTTAATCTCACCTGAGCCTAGGGAAAAAAGAACCGTAGAGGGAGACCTAGGTGTCTTTATTAACAGTGAGAACATCATAAACCTAGTAGGACAAGAAAAGTTTGCCCAAAGGCTAGGTATATTTGAACAAGAGATAAACAACTTTATAAAGCCTATCCCTCAAACACAAAAGGAAAGGGATGTTTCCAAAGCTATGACTCAGATGGCCGTGGAAACGGCGGTTAACCGTCATGTGGGCAAAATAAAGCTATTATATGGCCCAACAGGTAGATATAAAATTGTGGAAGGTAAAGATTTAACACAGGTCCGTTGGATTATCGGTACAGGGGGGGCATTAACTCGTTTGGACGGTGGATTGGAGATGCTAGAGAACGTTAAAAGAAACTTAAAAGGTGACCTGCTTTTACCAAAGGATAACGCAAAACCTTTACTAGATCACGATTATAATATGGGAGTCTTAGGTGCCATGGCTGTAAATTTCCCAAGGGAAAGTGTATCTTTGATGAGAAAAAGCTTGAATGTTTAG
- the rocF gene encoding arginase — translation MEQRIQVIGVPLDLGANRRGVDMGPSAIRYAGLKKRLQNNAINVRDIGDIFVPAPESRIIENEKLKYLDVIKDVNTVLADQVSEALKNNYRPVILGGDHAIAIGSIAGVSQRVKRMGLIWFDAHGDFNTAETTPSGNIHGMPLAVSLGYGAPELTNIGGFVGKVKPEDVVVIGLRDVDLQEKKMIKQSGVNAFTMHEVDRMGIKEVMEQALKLVTKNTDGFHVSFDLDVMDPMEAPGVGTRVRGGLNYREAHLAMELIAETKKMISLDMVEVNPILDQGNRTAELAVELIASALGENIL, via the coding sequence ATGGAGCAACGTATTCAAGTGATAGGTGTACCTTTAGATTTAGGTGCTAATCGTAGGGGAGTGGACATGGGTCCTAGTGCAATACGCTATGCGGGTCTGAAAAAAAGATTACAAAATAATGCTATAAACGTTAGGGACATAGGGGATATATTTGTCCCTGCTCCAGAGTCCCGTATAATAGAAAATGAAAAACTTAAATATTTAGATGTTATAAAAGATGTGAACACAGTGTTAGCAGATCAAGTATCTGAGGCCCTAAAAAATAACTATCGTCCAGTAATATTAGGTGGTGATCATGCCATTGCCATAGGATCCATTGCAGGGGTGAGCCAAAGGGTTAAGAGAATGGGCCTTATCTGGTTTGATGCCCATGGAGATTTCAATACAGCAGAAACAACACCTTCTGGCAACATACACGGCATGCCACTGGCTGTATCCTTAGGCTACGGAGCACCAGAACTTACTAATATAGGAGGTTTTGTTGGCAAAGTAAAGCCTGAAGATGTAGTTGTAATAGGTCTAAGGGATGTGGACCTCCAGGAGAAAAAAATGATTAAACAAAGTGGTGTCAATGCATTTACAATGCATGAAGTAGATCGCATGGGTATCAAAGAAGTAATGGAACAGGCCCTAAAATTAGTCACTAAAAATACAGACGGATTTCATGTTAGTTTTGACTTAGATGTTATGGATCCTATGGAAGCACCAGGTGTGGGAACAAGGGTACGTGGTGGTTTGAACTATAGGGAAGCACATCTGGCCATGGAACTTATAGCAGAAACTAAAAAAATGATTTCCTTAGACATGGTAGAAGTTAACCCGATCCTAGACCAAGGGAATAGAACTGCGGAGCTAGCAGTGGAGCTAATTGCCTCAGCCCTTGGGGAAAACATACTATAA
- a CDS encoding arginine deiminase, producing the protein MKKEAFLNVTSEIGKLKAVLLHRPGRELERLTPQYLGELLFDDIPWLKRMKFEHAAFAKTMEDRGCQIFYYHELLEDVLQNERVKKKFISEVLTSCNFENPCLEAVLGEHLYTKSPGEVVAATIEGLHKDDLPDLTWDFRLVDYVKSHYPFYINPLPNLYFTRDPGTTIGKGISINKMKTPARDRETMILEYIYKNHPLWQAESTPKYYDYKEKYSIEGGDILVLSEKVLAIGCSERTSSKGIETLTQRIFQETNIEKVLVIQIPFTRAYMHLDTVFTMLNYDQFTIYPRVAEVLKVYLLTKGEKSPKITPMESLGKALKYVLNLPSVEIIGSGGGTEITAAREQWSDSTNTLAIAPGVVITYDRNEMTNESLRKRGIEVIEIEGSELVRGRGGPRCMSMPLIRESL; encoded by the coding sequence TTGAAAAAAGAAGCTTTTCTTAACGTGACATCTGAGATAGGTAAACTAAAGGCAGTCCTATTACACCGTCCGGGACGAGAACTTGAAAGATTGACTCCCCAGTACTTAGGAGAATTACTTTTTGACGACATACCTTGGCTTAAGAGGATGAAGTTTGAGCATGCTGCCTTTGCTAAAACAATGGAGGATAGAGGGTGTCAAATTTTCTACTATCATGAATTACTAGAAGATGTACTTCAAAACGAAAGAGTTAAGAAAAAATTTATTTCAGAAGTATTAACTAGCTGTAACTTCGAAAATCCTTGTTTAGAAGCAGTTTTAGGAGAACACTTGTATACAAAGTCCCCTGGGGAAGTTGTAGCAGCCACTATAGAGGGCCTACACAAAGATGATTTACCAGACCTAACTTGGGATTTCCGCTTAGTTGACTATGTTAAAAGTCATTATCCATTTTATATTAATCCACTGCCTAACCTATACTTTACAAGGGATCCTGGAACAACCATAGGAAAAGGTATATCAATAAATAAAATGAAAACTCCAGCTAGGGACAGGGAAACCATGATACTGGAGTATATATACAAAAATCATCCATTATGGCAGGCAGAGAGTACACCTAAGTATTATGATTACAAAGAAAAATACAGTATTGAGGGAGGGGACATACTAGTTCTTAGTGAAAAGGTTTTGGCCATAGGGTGTAGTGAAAGAACTTCTTCTAAGGGTATTGAAACTCTAACCCAGAGAATATTTCAGGAAACAAACATTGAAAAGGTGCTAGTTATTCAGATACCTTTTACAAGGGCATATATGCATTTAGATACAGTATTTACCATGTTGAATTATGACCAATTTACCATTTATCCAAGGGTGGCGGAGGTATTAAAGGTTTATTTGTTAACAAAGGGCGAAAAATCCCCGAAGATTACACCCATGGAAAGCTTGGGAAAAGCTTTGAAGTATGTACTAAATTTACCTTCAGTTGAGATAATAGGAAGTGGCGGAGGTACTGAAATAACAGCAGCTAGAGAACAATGGAGTGATAGTACAAATACCTTAGCAATAGCGCCAGGTGTTGTTATAACCTACGATCGAAATGAGATGACAAACGAATCACTGAGAAAAAGGGGAATTGAAGTTATTGAAATAGAAGGCTCGGAGTTAGTTAGGGGCAGGGGTGGACCAAGATGTATGTCCATGCCACTAATTAGGGAGAGCTTATAA
- a CDS encoding ornithine aminomutase subunit alpha, with protein sequence MERVDTYLEKKEKFKDLSDEQLKQRFWDLLDQIVTPMVDNAATHTSPAVERSVLLRMGFNSLDCKVIVDRCIEHGLMGKGAGHVVLKMAEKLGLDYKEAGQKLIDNEDLWEEAKAIFGGVK encoded by the coding sequence ATGGAAAGAGTTGATACTTACTTAGAAAAGAAAGAAAAATTTAAGGACCTATCAGATGAACAACTAAAACAAAGGTTTTGGGATCTATTAGATCAAATTGTAACCCCTATGGTAGATAATGCCGCTACACATACGTCTCCAGCTGTGGAGAGAAGTGTGCTACTTAGAATGGGTTTTAATAGTTTAGATTGTAAAGTCATAGTTGATCGTTGTATTGAGCATGGTTTGATGGGCAAAGGTGCGGGACATGTGGTACTTAAAATGGCAGAAAAACTTGGGCTCGATTACAAAGAGGCAGGTCAAAAGCTTATTGACAATGAGGATTTATGGGAAGAAGCCAAAGCTATCTTTGGAGGTGTTAAATAG
- the oraE gene encoding D-ornithine 4,5-aminomutase subunit OraE: MTKKLDINTKIDVEEVLKDLENYRPRRKGWTWRKKVEEPTQMGPFVYKQISEPLKNSIGLPAAKYFGDIDPQPECVVTSEIASGRFEDDIRRMRMAAWHGADHIMVIRTAGQSHYDGLIEGTPEGIGGVPITRKQIRASRKALDMIEDEVGRPINLHSYVSGVAGPDIAVLFAEEGINGAHQDPQYNVLYRNVNMLRSFVDAAVAKKLMASVDMLQIDGAHNANATAREAWKVMPELMVQHGINSMFSTKVGMKKENISLSTVPPTATPAPCMALDLPYAVALRDFFSEFKMRAQMNTKYMESCVREATVSHTLNLMISRLTRVDIQSTITPDEGRNVPWHYNSIHAVNTAKQSLIGLDGIMDYIQLKEDGPLREKARELKERAILFLEEIIAEGGYFNAVEHGFFVDSGYYPQRNGDGIVRKADQGIGSGTIFERDSDYFAPVCHHFGENNVPGEYSRPCEPIDGCTLCNPGKIVYIDELDEEDNAQKRMAVKEDHREAGLLTPEVEWYADGVVSMNIFIPASSRVAEYAAMEMAKKMGLTDVEAIHKQSIHPSEGTLVEVKGRLNVSIDPKELKIPKGIPRLSEEEIREDIKNRPMKIVGATVGEDEHSVGMREIIDIKHGGIEGFGVECHYLGTSVSIAKAVDAAIEIGADAILISTIITHAEIHRINMKRLHQLCEEKGIRDKMILIAGGTQVTNDIAVEEGMDAGFGRGTKGIDVASFLVKRRRELKK, translated from the coding sequence ATGACTAAAAAACTAGATATCAACACTAAAATAGATGTGGAAGAGGTACTTAAAGATCTTGAAAACTACAGACCCAGAAGAAAAGGCTGGACATGGCGTAAAAAGGTAGAAGAGCCAACTCAAATGGGACCATTTGTATATAAGCAAATTTCAGAACCACTGAAAAATAGCATAGGCCTACCTGCAGCTAAATACTTTGGAGATATCGATCCACAACCAGAATGTGTAGTTACATCTGAAATCGCTTCCGGTAGATTTGAAGACGATATTCGTCGTATGAGAATGGCAGCTTGGCATGGTGCAGATCATATTATGGTTATCAGAACTGCTGGACAAAGCCATTATGATGGCCTGATAGAAGGGACACCAGAGGGGATTGGTGGTGTGCCCATAACAAGAAAACAAATCAGAGCTAGCCGTAAAGCTCTTGATATGATAGAAGATGAAGTAGGTCGCCCCATAAATTTACACTCCTACGTTAGCGGTGTGGCAGGGCCAGACATAGCTGTACTGTTTGCTGAAGAAGGAATAAATGGAGCCCATCAAGATCCACAATATAACGTGCTTTATAGAAATGTAAACATGCTTCGCTCCTTTGTGGATGCTGCAGTTGCCAAAAAGCTTATGGCATCTGTTGATATGCTACAGATAGATGGAGCCCATAACGCAAATGCAACAGCTAGAGAAGCTTGGAAGGTAATGCCAGAGCTTATGGTGCAACATGGTATAAACTCCATGTTCTCAACGAAAGTAGGTATGAAGAAAGAGAATATAAGCTTATCTACTGTACCTCCCACTGCAACACCAGCACCATGCATGGCATTAGACTTACCATATGCTGTAGCCCTTAGAGATTTCTTCTCAGAGTTTAAAATGAGGGCACAAATGAATACAAAGTATATGGAAAGCTGTGTAAGGGAAGCTACAGTTAGCCATACCCTTAACCTAATGATATCAAGGCTAACAAGGGTAGATATCCAAAGTACAATTACACCAGATGAGGGCAGAAATGTTCCATGGCATTACAACAGTATTCATGCAGTAAACACTGCAAAACAATCTCTCATAGGTCTTGACGGCATTATGGACTATATACAGCTAAAAGAAGATGGTCCCTTAAGGGAAAAGGCAAGGGAACTAAAAGAGAGGGCAATTCTTTTCCTAGAAGAAATAATCGCCGAAGGTGGTTACTTCAATGCTGTTGAACATGGCTTTTTTGTTGATAGTGGCTATTATCCACAAAGAAATGGTGACGGTATTGTAAGAAAAGCCGATCAAGGTATAGGTAGTGGAACAATTTTTGAAAGGGACAGCGATTACTTTGCACCAGTTTGTCACCACTTCGGGGAAAACAACGTACCTGGGGAGTACAGCAGGCCTTGTGAACCCATAGATGGCTGCACACTTTGTAACCCAGGAAAAATCGTATACATTGACGAACTAGATGAAGAAGACAATGCTCAAAAGAGAATGGCTGTCAAAGAGGACCATAGAGAAGCAGGCCTTCTAACCCCAGAGGTTGAGTGGTATGCAGACGGGGTTGTGAGCATGAACATTTTCATCCCTGCATCAAGTAGAGTGGCAGAATACGCTGCCATGGAAATGGCTAAGAAGATGGGTCTTACAGATGTGGAAGCTATTCATAAGCAATCCATACACCCATCAGAAGGCACACTTGTCGAGGTAAAGGGTAGGTTAAACGTATCCATCGATCCAAAAGAACTAAAAATCCCTAAAGGGATACCAAGGCTTTCAGAAGAAGAGATAAGGGAAGATATAAAGAATAGACCTATGAAGATAGTAGGAGCAACAGTGGGTGAAGATGAACATTCTGTGGGTATGAGAGAAATCATAGACATCAAGCATGGTGGTATAGAAGGGTTTGGAGTGGAGTGTCACTATCTAGGGACATCTGTATCCATAGCTAAAGCAGTGGATGCTGCCATTGAAATAGGAGCAGATGCTATCTTGATTTCCACTATCATAACCCATGCTGAAATCCACAGAATCAATATGAAAAGACTACACCAGCTATGTGAGGAAAAAGGTATCAGAGACAAGATGATCCTTATCGCAGGTGGAACTCAGGTAACAAACGATATAGCCGTAGAAGAAGGTATGGATGCAGGCTTTGGTAGAGGTACCAAGGGTATAGATGTTGCCAGCTTCCTAGTAAAAAGAAGAAGAGAATTAAAAAAATAA
- the argF gene encoding ornithine carbamoyltransferase produces MPVNLKGRSFLTLMDFTPEEIRYLLDLSRDLKAKKRAGIKNNVLEGKNIVLLFEKASTRTRCAFEVGALDEGAHVTFLDSNSSQMGKKESLEDSARVLGRYYDGIEYRGFDQRVVEDLAKFSGVPVWNGLTDVDHPTQILADLLTIEEHVPKPLNKTKVVFVGDTRNNMSYAWMYGCAKMGMHFVAYGPKELWPDKDILERVNEVAKQTGAIIEVSDNKESLKDADVIYTDVWVSMGEEDQMEARVKLLSPFRVDMDMLKGTENNGVIFMHCLPAFHDFETKVAAQAKENGLDVREVTDEVFRSRHSVVFDEAENRMHTIKAVMVATL; encoded by the coding sequence ATGCCAGTAAATTTAAAAGGAAGAAGTTTTCTAACACTTATGGATTTTACCCCAGAAGAAATTAGGTACTTACTAGACCTATCTAGGGATCTAAAAGCGAAAAAAAGAGCAGGTATAAAAAATAACGTCCTTGAAGGTAAAAACATTGTGCTCTTATTTGAAAAAGCATCCACAAGAACTAGATGTGCCTTTGAAGTTGGAGCATTAGACGAAGGTGCACATGTTACATTTTTAGACTCAAATAGCTCACAAATGGGAAAAAAAGAATCCCTAGAGGATAGCGCCCGTGTCCTAGGTAGATATTATGATGGTATCGAATACAGAGGGTTTGACCAAAGGGTTGTAGAAGACTTAGCAAAGTTTTCGGGAGTACCTGTTTGGAACGGTCTAACAGATGTGGATCATCCAACGCAAATACTTGCTGACTTACTGACAATAGAAGAACATGTTCCGAAACCATTGAATAAAACTAAAGTAGTTTTTGTAGGAGATACACGTAATAACATGTCTTATGCATGGATGTATGGATGTGCTAAAATGGGCATGCACTTTGTGGCATACGGTCCAAAGGAATTATGGCCAGATAAAGACATTTTAGAAAGAGTAAATGAGGTAGCTAAACAAACAGGAGCAATTATAGAGGTTTCTGATAATAAAGAAAGCCTAAAAGATGCAGATGTAATATACACTGACGTGTGGGTTTCAATGGGAGAGGAAGACCAAATGGAGGCTAGGGTTAAACTACTGTCCCCATTTAGAGTAGATATGGATATGCTTAAAGGAACTGAAAATAATGGGGTCATTTTCATGCACTGTTTACCAGCATTTCACGATTTCGAAACCAAAGTTGCAGCACAGGCCAAAGAGAATGGTCTAGATGTGCGGGAAGTAACAGATGAAGTATTTAGAAGTAGACACTCTGTTGTCTTCGATGAGGCAGAAAACAGAATGCATACTATAAAAGCAGTTATGGTAGCAACACTATAG
- the ortA gene encoding 2-amino-4-oxopentanoate thiolase subunit OrtA has protein sequence MVTVPKGSYVEITKEVLSQNQRAPQIPEDTKKTPLMMKVKGFLLEDGEIGETVKIKTVLGREQEGSLTSDNPRYSHDFGDIVPEIFKVRDSIKNFMKTGDCDGQ, from the coding sequence ATGGTAACAGTCCCCAAGGGATCATATGTAGAAATCACAAAAGAGGTTTTATCTCAAAATCAAAGGGCACCACAGATACCAGAAGATACTAAAAAAACACCACTAATGATGAAGGTAAAGGGTTTTTTGCTTGAAGATGGTGAGATAGGGGAAACCGTAAAAATCAAAACAGTACTAGGAAGAGAACAAGAAGGTTCTCTGACAAGTGATAATCCTCGCTATTCCCATGATTTCGGAGATATAGTACCTGAAATTTTTAAGGTGAGGGATAGTATAAAAAACTTTATGAAGACAGGTGATTGTGATGGACAATAG
- a CDS encoding alanine/ornithine racemase family PLP-dependent enzyme, translating to MYPQIIIDLNKVEENSKIILEKTKAVGIKPCAVTKVTCADIEVAKTLLESGFEELADSRIENIKKLKSHFDNKVKTLLLRIPMISQAKEVVQYCDTSLNSEIETIKALDKAASDLGKKHNIILMVDLGDLREGIWPSSIEKVQEELRKLGNINVLGLGVNLTCYGGVIPTEEKLEELLELKANWEHKGMPLKVVSGGNSSTINMVLEGKIPTGINHLRLGESLLLGRETIDRGHIPNTHLDAFVLVAEIVEIKEKPSLPIGTIGQDAFGNSPVFQDRGVHKRAIVAIGRQDVDLNLEPIDERIEILGGSSDHIILDVTAIPTLKVGDKVEFIPGYGSLLQAMTSPYVKKVYKHSK from the coding sequence ATCTATCCACAAATAATTATTGACTTAAATAAAGTTGAAGAAAATAGTAAGATTATATTAGAAAAAACAAAGGCTGTAGGAATAAAGCCATGTGCAGTAACAAAAGTTACCTGTGCAGATATAGAGGTGGCAAAGACCTTATTGGAGTCAGGCTTTGAAGAGTTAGCAGACTCTAGAATCGAAAATATAAAAAAACTTAAAAGTCACTTTGACAATAAAGTTAAAACCCTCCTTTTAAGGATACCCATGATATCCCAAGCAAAGGAAGTTGTTCAATATTGTGACACCAGTTTAAACTCAGAAATTGAGACAATAAAAGCTTTGGATAAAGCAGCTTCTGATCTTGGGAAAAAGCATAATATTATCCTAATGGTGGATTTAGGTGATCTGCGAGAAGGAATTTGGCCAAGTAGTATAGAAAAAGTACAAGAGGAATTAAGAAAATTAGGAAATATAAATGTTCTAGGTTTGGGTGTGAACCTAACCTGCTATGGTGGGGTTATACCCACTGAAGAGAAGTTAGAGGAACTTCTTGAGCTAAAAGCAAATTGGGAGCATAAAGGTATGCCCCTTAAGGTGGTATCCGGTGGAAATTCAAGCACTATAAACATGGTTTTAGAGGGTAAGATACCTACAGGGATTAATCACCTGCGTCTTGGGGAGAGCCTCCTACTTGGCAGAGAGACCATTGATAGGGGACACATACCAAACACTCATTTAGACGCCTTTGTACTTGTGGCTGAGATTGTGGAGATAAAAGAGAAGCCATCTTTACCCATAGGAACAATAGGTCAAGATGCATTTGGAAACTCACCGGTGTTCCAGGACAGAGGTGTTCATAAAAGGGCTATAGTGGCCATAGGAAGACAAGATGTTGACTTAAACCTTGAACCCATTGATGAAAGAATAGAGATACTAGGTGGAAGTAGTGACCATATTATCCTAGACGTAACAGCAATACCTACTTTAAAAGTGGGGGATAAAGTTGAATTTATACCTGGTTATGGTAGTTTATTACAAGCAATGACATCACCATATGTAAAAAAGGTATACAAACACAGCAAATAA